The proteins below come from a single Blastocatellia bacterium genomic window:
- a CDS encoding aspartyl protease family protein, producing the protein MLLYGLLATLVLMPIVRADVADQKAQGIREEAMRDARKALRKGDFEAAANTYANLIDHDAQDLQAHLGAAFAYLKLQHYARCFDYATAALKIDMTNARAHALAGAALLHSGFLHAAVPELADAIRLDSREALAYGTAAELDYYEGRVNEARAKALYAHRLDADEPDYVMTYARASSRAEDFKEAADAYTMFLDLAPASDTDRRDRIQGLIRFYRRLSGLQVHQVSGPPLSEVAFRLGSDRRPYIRVKVNGHDALFVIDTGSGFTVISKDSAKRLGVSEIARGGKSQGIGGDGKFSIVYGLIGALQLNDVKVRMVPCFIRPFHGVEQRPADERADGFIGLSILSRFITGLDYKEGRLILDRNTERPVPVVDTPGTTTIPFRMTQNGLISVETEFDGTNTVNAILDSGASSTAVSMAAVERLKMRDRIIQGQRISVIGAAGITNDVELLFLRNCRVADLKQNNLRALVLDFDAINETSGFEQSGILGGDFLRHFLVTIDFPRTSVRFQPHTTAIIKQ; encoded by the coding sequence TTGCTTCTTTACGGTTTGCTCGCGACGCTGGTGCTGATGCCCATCGTGCGGGCCGATGTCGCCGATCAAAAAGCTCAGGGCATTAGAGAAGAGGCGATGCGCGATGCGCGCAAGGCGCTGCGCAAGGGCGACTTCGAGGCCGCCGCCAACACCTACGCCAATCTGATTGACCACGACGCGCAAGACCTTCAGGCACACCTCGGCGCCGCCTTCGCCTACCTGAAGCTGCAACACTATGCGCGCTGCTTTGACTACGCAACCGCGGCGCTGAAAATAGACATGACCAATGCGCGGGCGCACGCGCTGGCCGGCGCGGCGCTGCTGCATTCGGGCTTTCTGCATGCCGCGGTGCCCGAGCTTGCCGATGCCATACGCCTCGATAGCCGTGAAGCGCTTGCCTATGGCACTGCCGCCGAGCTGGATTATTACGAAGGCCGTGTCAACGAGGCGCGTGCCAAGGCGCTGTATGCGCACCGCCTCGATGCGGATGAGCCGGATTACGTGATGACCTATGCGCGCGCCTCGTCGCGCGCCGAAGATTTCAAAGAGGCCGCCGATGCCTACACGATGTTCCTGGACCTTGCGCCCGCAAGCGATACCGACCGCCGCGACCGCATACAGGGATTGATCCGCTTCTATCGCCGCCTCTCAGGCTTGCAGGTGCATCAGGTCAGCGGCCCGCCGCTGTCGGAAGTCGCGTTCCGTCTGGGCTCGGACCGCCGGCCTTACATCCGCGTCAAGGTCAACGGGCACGATGCGCTGTTCGTCATCGATACCGGCTCGGGCTTCACGGTGATCTCGAAGGACTCAGCGAAGCGGCTGGGGGTCTCCGAGATCGCGCGCGGCGGCAAGTCGCAGGGCATCGGCGGCGATGGTAAGTTCTCCATCGTCTATGGCCTGATCGGCGCGCTGCAACTGAACGACGTCAAAGTCCGAATGGTGCCATGTTTCATCCGGCCCTTTCATGGCGTCGAGCAACGCCCGGCAGACGAGCGCGCCGATGGCTTCATCGGCCTGTCGATCCTGTCGCGGTTCATCACCGGCCTGGATTATAAAGAAGGCCGCCTGATCCTGGATCGCAACACCGAGCGGCCCGTGCCCGTCGTGGATACGCCCGGCACGACGACGATCCCGTTCCGCATGACGCAGAACGGCTTGATCAGTGTAGAGACCGAATTCGACGGCACCAACACGGTCAACGCCATACTCGATTCGGGCGCCAGCTCGACCGCCGTCTCGATGGCCGCGGTCGAACGGCTGAAGATGCGCGACCGCATCATCCAGGGCCAGCGCATTAGCGTCATCGGCGCTGCCGGCATCACCAACGACGTCGAGTTGCTCTTCCTGCGTAACTGTCGCGTCGCCGACCTCAAGCAGAACAACCTGCGCGCCCTGGTCCTCGACTTCGACGCCATCAACGAGACCAGCGGCTTCGAGCAGAGCGGCATCCTCGGCGGTGACTTTCTGCGCCACTTTCTGGTGACCATTGACTTCCCGCGCACCAGTGTGCGCTTCCAGCCGCACACGACCGCCATCATCAAGCAGTAG
- a CDS encoding trypsin-like peptidase domain-containing protein, translated as MIKLLRALSMTFVLVAPVLAAPITNVARQEKTAAQTVPRPASADTQRPAMLVLDVTGIAERVNDVVVNVRSLAEGGENIGSGFIIDPKGLIATNFHLINAEEGRRNSTTRSPEAATKLVNNVTVTLHDGRQFPASIKGYDEATDIAVLEIQSPDKPLPVADLGDSDGLKVGEWVIAIGNPLGLDHTVTLGILSAKGRTGFGGQFDDFLQTDAAINPGNSGGPLVNAQGRVVGINTLVLERTQGLSFSIPINTLKAILPQLIERGRVTRGFLGLVTRDIDNDIRGLMKLPVETRGVLVVRAERGTPAARAGLRKDDLITAVDRQPITTYVQFNRIIAGKMPGAKIAIQILRDGHEYTLNAEIGEETKSK; from the coding sequence ATGATTAAACTTCTACGCGCCCTCTCTATGACTTTCGTGCTGGTCGCGCCGGTGCTGGCCGCGCCGATCACCAACGTCGCCCGCCAGGAAAAGACGGCCGCACAAACGGTGCCGCGCCCGGCTTCGGCCGATACCCAGCGCCCGGCGATGCTGGTGCTTGACGTGACCGGCATCGCCGAGCGCGTCAACGACGTGGTCGTCAACGTGCGCTCGCTTGCCGAAGGCGGCGAGAACATCGGCAGCGGCTTCATCATTGATCCGAAGGGATTGATTGCCACCAACTTTCACTTGATCAACGCCGAAGAAGGGCGGCGCAACAGCACGACCCGCAGCCCGGAAGCGGCGACCAAGCTGGTCAACAACGTGACGGTCACGCTCCATGATGGGCGGCAGTTTCCCGCCTCGATCAAAGGCTATGACGAAGCGACCGACATCGCTGTGCTGGAAATTCAGTCGCCCGACAAGCCGCTGCCGGTGGCCGATCTCGGCGATAGCGATGGCCTGAAAGTCGGCGAATGGGTGATCGCCATCGGCAACCCGCTCGGACTGGATCACACGGTGACGCTCGGCATTCTGAGCGCCAAAGGGCGCACGGGCTTCGGCGGCCAGTTCGATGATTTTCTGCAAACCGATGCGGCGATCAACCCCGGCAATTCGGGCGGGCCGCTGGTCAATGCGCAGGGCCGCGTCGTCGGCATCAACACCCTGGTGCTGGAGCGCACGCAGGGCCTGAGCTTTTCGATTCCCATCAACACACTGAAGGCCATCTTGCCGCAGTTGATCGAGCGCGGGCGCGTGACCCGCGGCTTCCTCGGCCTCGTGACGCGTGACATTGATAACGACATTCGCGGCTTGATGAAGCTGCCCGTCGAGACGCGCGGCGTGCTGGTGGTTCGCGCCGAGCGCGGCACGCCCGCCGCCCGCGCCGGCCTGCGCAAAGACGATTTGATCACCGCCGTTGACCGCCAGCCCATCACTACTTACGTGCAGTTCAATCGCATCATCGCCGGCAAAATGCCCGGCGCGAAGATCGCGATTCAAATCCTGCGCGACGGGCACGAGTACACGCTGAACGCCGAGATCGGCGAAGAAACGAAAAGCAAGTAG
- a CDS encoding MFS transporter: protein MHSVTYRELLGRNHNFRRLWMGQVISELGTWFSFIAELGLVRLISGSTWATTALLVARLLPFLLVAPVAGVFVDRYSRKQILIVTDLLRALVALLYVAAGALRSAELVIIGSALMASLSMFFEGAKNAAIPNLTSGRELLTANVLMFSLRFLQFTLGSALGGVTAAQFGYNVAFVVNSLSFVASAICIAAIPAAAMRKAAVAPVASEAVAATSVEAAASEPIAGSEQPVAAGRKPFLTELREGLRYIRATPFVRAVILVNIGWGTGGGMNSLLFDQIGGHVFSGGDRGDWNVAMLFTAGGAGVFFGMLLSRRIAAWVSDEQRAGHFIGWALLLHGVLFAMGGWMPTLLLMSLAIAASRLVLGAEFGVQETMMMRVIPDDYRGRVFTTDRSLELATMAISTIVAGWLLTHFSPRVMMVASGLLSASPGLFWLLAMWAARFRVPARAVRESYGD from the coding sequence ATGCATTCGGTGACTTATAGAGAATTGCTCGGCAGAAACCATAACTTCCGCAGGCTCTGGATGGGCCAGGTCATCAGCGAGCTGGGTACATGGTTTTCCTTCATCGCCGAACTCGGCCTGGTGCGGCTGATATCGGGCTCGACCTGGGCGACGACCGCCCTGCTGGTGGCGCGGCTGCTGCCGTTCTTGCTGGTTGCGCCGGTCGCAGGGGTCTTCGTTGACCGCTATTCGCGCAAGCAGATTCTGATCGTTACAGACCTGCTGCGCGCCCTGGTGGCGCTGCTCTACGTCGCGGCGGGAGCGTTGCGCTCGGCGGAGCTGGTGATTATCGGCAGCGCGCTGATGGCGTCGCTATCGATGTTCTTTGAGGGCGCAAAGAATGCCGCCATCCCGAACCTGACGAGCGGACGTGAACTGCTGACAGCGAACGTCCTGATGTTCTCGCTGCGCTTCTTGCAGTTCACCCTCGGGTCGGCGTTGGGCGGCGTGACGGCGGCGCAGTTCGGTTACAACGTGGCATTCGTTGTCAACTCGCTGTCGTTTGTGGCGTCAGCCATCTGCATCGCGGCGATACCGGCTGCGGCCATGCGCAAAGCGGCGGTCGCGCCGGTGGCATCGGAAGCGGTGGCCGCCACCTCTGTTGAAGCAGCGGCGAGCGAGCCCATCGCCGGTAGCGAGCAGCCGGTAGCCGCCGGGCGCAAGCCTTTCCTGACCGAGTTGCGCGAAGGCTTGCGCTACATCCGCGCGACGCCGTTTGTGCGCGCCGTGATCCTGGTGAACATCGGCTGGGGGACGGGCGGCGGCATGAACAGCCTCCTCTTTGACCAGATCGGCGGTCATGTCTTCAGCGGCGGTGACCGCGGCGACTGGAACGTGGCGATGCTGTTTACGGCGGGCGGCGCCGGGGTCTTCTTCGGGATGCTGCTATCGCGGCGCATCGCCGCCTGGGTGAGCGACGAACAGCGCGCCGGTCACTTCATCGGTTGGGCGTTGCTGCTGCACGGCGTCTTGTTCGCGATGGGCGGCTGGATGCCGACGCTGCTGCTGATGTCGCTGGCGATTGCCGCCAGCCGCCTGGTGCTGGGCGCAGAGTTCGGCGTTCAGGAGACGATGATGATGCGAGTGATCCCGGACGATTATCGCGGTCGGGTGTTCACCACCGACCGCTCGCTTGAGCTGGCAACGATGGCCATCTCGACCATCGTCGCCGGCTGGCTGCTGACGCACTTCAGCCCGCGCGTGATGATGGTGGCGTCGGGGCTGTTGTCGGCGAGCCCGGGACTCTTCTGGTTATTGGCCATGT